Proteins encoded together in one Bacteroides ovatus window:
- a CDS encoding OmpH family outer membrane protein codes for MLKKIALVMLLALPMGVFAQNLKFGHINAQEIITVMPEFTKAQNDIQTLEKQLTAELQRTQEEFNKKYQEFQQAIAKDSLPPNIAERRQKELQDMMQRQEQFQQDAQQQMQKAQNDAMAPIYQKLDNAIKAVGAAEGVIYIFDLARTSIPYVNESQSINLTSKVKANLGIK; via the coding sequence ATGCTAAAAAAAATTGCACTTGTAATGTTGCTTGCACTCCCAATGGGTGTATTTGCACAGAACCTGAAATTCGGCCACATTAATGCACAGGAAATCATCACTGTGATGCCGGAATTCACCAAAGCTCAAAATGATATTCAGACTTTAGAAAAACAACTTACTGCCGAACTACAGAGAACGCAGGAAGAATTCAACAAGAAATATCAGGAATTCCAACAAGCTATCGCTAAGGATTCTCTTCCTCCTAACATCGCTGAAAGAAGACAGAAAGAGTTGCAAGATATGATGCAGAGACAAGAGCAATTCCAACAGGATGCTCAACAACAAATGCAGAAAGCTCAAAATGATGCAATGGCTCCTATCTACCAGAAGTTGGACAATGCTATCAAAGCAGTAGGTGCTGCTGAAGGGGTGATCTATATCTTCGACCTGGCAAGAACTTCGATTCCTTATGTAAACGAATCACAGAGCATCAACTTGACTAGCAAGGTAAAAGCAAATCTTGGTATCAAATAA
- a CDS encoding OmpH family outer membrane protein, whose protein sequence is MRKSVLLIMMLFAVSMAANAQKFALIDTEYIMKNIPAAQSANEQMQEATKKYQSEVEALAKEAQKMFQDYQAKSSTFSAAQKTKTEDAIVAKEKEAAELKRNYFGPEGELAKMRDKLITPIQDDIYEAVKAISQQHGYDMVIDRASATGIIFANPRIDISDEILRKLGYSN, encoded by the coding sequence ATGAGAAAGTCTGTTCTATTAATCATGATGCTATTTGCTGTCAGCATGGCAGCAAATGCACAGAAATTTGCACTGATCGATACGGAATATATTATGAAGAATATTCCGGCAGCTCAAAGCGCTAACGAGCAAATGCAAGAAGCTACGAAGAAATACCAGAGTGAAGTAGAAGCTCTGGCTAAAGAAGCACAGAAGATGTTCCAGGATTACCAGGCAAAATCTTCCACTTTTTCTGCCGCACAAAAAACAAAGACAGAAGATGCAATCGTAGCGAAGGAAAAAGAAGCAGCCGAGCTGAAGCGTAACTACTTCGGTCCGGAAGGCGAATTAGCCAAGATGAGAGACAAGTTGATTACTCCGATTCAGGATGATATTTATGAAGCAGTGAAAGCTATATCACAGCAACATGGATATGATATGGTAATTGACAGAGCCTCTGCTACAGGTATAATATTTGCAAATCCACGCATAGATATTAGTGATGAAATCCTAAGAAAATTAGGATATTCAAATTAA